From Salvia hispanica cultivar TCC Black 2014 unplaced genomic scaffold, UniMelb_Shisp_WGS_1.0 HiC_scaffold_528, whole genome shotgun sequence, the proteins below share one genomic window:
- the LOC125199515 gene encoding 4-coumarate--CoA ligase-like 9: MAETTSINPQNGFCPQTRTYHSLRPAVPLPPPSQPLSIFQYALSLLHSSSSALSTTPFLIEAATARHLTYSAFLRHVSSLSASLKPLLSQNDVAFILSPPSLHIPVLYFSLLSLGAVVSPSNPLSSPSDLSHQISLSRPAIIFATADSTNKLPQIDVPIIILDSPLFLSMLQCESASHSSLVAAAVVDQSAAAAILYSSGTTGRVKGVVLTHRNLIALVAGMYHNKLGEDEVESAPHPVSILTVPLFHVFGFFMLIRAAALGESVVLMERFDFVKMLEAVERYR; this comes from the coding sequence ATGGCTGAAACAACCTCCATCAACCCCCAAAATGGCTTCTGCCCTCAAACCAGAACATACCACAGTCTCCGCCCCGCCGTCCCTCTGCCTCCCCCGTCTCAGCCCCTCTCCATCTTCCAATACGCCCTCTCCCTCCTccactcctcctcctccgccctCTCCACCACCCCTTTCCTCATCGAGGCCGCCACCGCCCGCCACCTCACCTACTCCGCCTTCCTCCGCCACGTGTCCTCCCTCTCCGCCTCCCTCAAACCCCTCCTCTCCCAAAACGACGTCGCCTTCATCCTCTCCCCTCCCTCCCTCCACATCCCCGTTCTCTACTTCTCCCTCCTCTCCCTCGGCGCCGTCGTCTCCCCTTCCAACCCCCTCTCCTCCCCCTCCGACCTCTCCCACCAAATCTCCCTCTCCCGCCCCGCCATCATCTTCGCCACCGCCGACTCCACCAACAAACTACCCCAAATTGATGTTCCCATTATCATCCTTGACTCGCCCTTGTTCCTCTCCATGCTCCAATGCGAATCAGCGTCGCATTCGAGCTTAGTCGCGGCCGCGGTGGTGGATCAGTCTGCTGCGGCTGCGATCCTCTACTCCTCCGGGACCACGGGGAGGGTGAAGGGAGTCGTGCTGACTCACCGGAATCTGATCGCGCTGGTGGCAGGGATGTATCACAACAAGTTGGGTGAAGATGAGGTGGAAAGTGCTCCTCACCCGGTGTCGATTCTGACGGTGCCGCTGTTTCATGTGTTTGGATTTTTCATGCTGATCAGGGCGGCGGCGCTGGGGGAGAGCGTGGTGCTCATGGAGAGATTCGATTTCGTCAAAATGCTGGAAGCGGTGGAAAGGTACAG